The Raphanus sativus cultivar WK10039 chromosome 6, ASM80110v3, whole genome shotgun sequence sequence ACACAATCAACTACAGTTTTAAGCATAACAATCATGTGGCTTATTGGTTCTCAACTTCTTATATATCCTTTAATGTATTACAACACATGTGGAAAAACCCCAAGAAAGTCAACACATGTGGGATTAACCCAAAAGAGTCAACGAATCATTTAAACTAATACGCGTCGAAATAAGAAGACAACCTAAACTGTAAGGAAAGCTGTAACCCAATCAGCATTTGATTTTGTAAACCGGATTAAAGTCGGCCGTATAAGTCTTTAGGCCATAAATGTCTTCTCCGGTTTGAAGTCAAAACTGTATCAATAATGACATTAAGGTCTTCTCCGGTTTAGCTCAGCGTTAACCCAGACCCCTCCATGTCGTCATCATCTTGACATTTTCAATTGTGTTCATCTATAAACAACCATTGACTCTCACTTTCTGAGAACTTTCAGACACAACAGAAAGTACATATAAAACCAAGGATCTCCGCGTTTGTATACTTTTGTGAATAAATGGAAAAAGCATCCGACAACAACCCCGCGAAACTCTCGAAGATGCTTCAAAAAGCCTTGTCGATTGGTCACGGTGCAACGCCGTTTAGTCCGGTAAGAGATTTCCACCACCACCGTACAGCTTCGACGGTGAACAGAGGATTATTCTTCTCTGGTCCGATAACACCGTTGCTTCCAACAGCGACGGCTAGGGCTAGGAGAAGAACCAAGAACGCCGTCGTTTTCGCCGAACCCACTTCGCCTAAAGTCTCCTGCATCGGTCAGATCAAACTCGCTAAGTCGTCGACGAAAAACCGAGCACCTAAAGATCTCAAACCGGCGTCGTTTAATATTGTTAAAGAAGCCGGCAAAGGAAACTGGTCGAAACTAAAGCGTCTCTTCTCAACGAGAAGGAGAGAATCAAACTATACGGCTGTTTCCGCCGTGAGCGAGCATCGGATCTCGGCGGTGGAAGCGGTTGCGGTGCCTTCGTTAGGTAAAATGAAGAAATTTGCGAGCAGCAGAGAAGCTCTCGGTGCATTTGATTGGACGGTCGAGATGAAACGTGAAGAATCTCAATCGGATCATCGCGGATGTTACTCTACCGATGACAAAGAGACGAAGATTCCATGCGCTGTACGCACGCCTCTGACCCTGTGCTCAAGACAGAAGAGTGAAGTTAATCTGTGGAAGAGAAGAACCATGGATCGACCAAAACCACTTCAAGTTAAAGCTACTTACTAAGTTGTCTTCGTTCCTACTTCAAtgtgtacttttttttttttcggaaCTTCGTTTCAACGTACTaggtctatatttttttaatacttaaaagaaacaaaataattcgACTTgtcaaagtatttttttttttaatttaggcAACACTCATGCGTTCTTCGCTTTGAGATGGGCACAATCACTCATTGGTTTGTCTCCCTCTTAAAGTGATGATTGGCCTAAAGATATCTTCTTCATGTCTCTCGTACTTCATCCGTTTACACTTGAAGCCGTGCGGCCCCCGTGCCCACTCTAAGTTGTTTGGTTACTGCCTTGACTCGACAACATGTGAATAGCTCACACGTTACCTCTCCAAAGCCATGATTATATAAGCAAGTCATAGACCAAAGGAGAGATGTTACTTATGCCTCTATTACATATTGTAACCTCGGCTATGCTTTTGAGGGCCGGCCCTGAAATTTTAAGAACCGTAGACGAGTAAAGAgagaatttaaaaattttggtgcgtaaaatttttcttttacaaatttgAGGATTTCTATCcatataaaaaactttaaaaaattttgaGGGTTTGAAGCAAACTGGCCATGACCAAACAATTTAGGTAACCTATCCAATACCTCGAGTATCATAATGAAGCGTCCAAGGTATATCTCATACTTGATAAGTTGTTTTCCGAATATTATGTCATGTTATTGTAAGGGATCCCTTATTGT is a genomic window containing:
- the LOC108809985 gene encoding uncharacterized protein At1g76070-like; this translates as MEKASDNNPAKLSKMLQKALSIGHGATPFSPVRDFHHHRTASTVNRGLFFSGPITPLLPTATARARRRTKNAVVFAEPTSPKVSCIGQIKLAKSSTKNRAPKDLKPASFNIVKEAGKGNWSKLKRLFSTRRRESNYTAVSAVSEHRISAVEAVAVPSLGKMKKFASSREALGAFDWTVEMKREESQSDHRGCYSTDDKETKIPCAVRTPLTLCSRQKSEVNLWKRRTMDRPKPLQVKATY